A genomic window from Vitis riparia cultivar Riparia Gloire de Montpellier isolate 1030 chromosome 16, EGFV_Vit.rip_1.0, whole genome shotgun sequence includes:
- the LOC117934137 gene encoding S-norcoclaurine synthase 2-like encodes MFGQVSYDVEVDVPAGDAWELYSTLQLAKVVQEGLSPMLEKVELVEGDGGVGTVLELTLAPPPGAQGPMIYKEKFTKIDNEKRIKETEVVEGGFLDLGFTLYRVCFEIVEKEKDSCVIKLKIEYDVKEEEASNASMVTSKPLEGIASVTTTYLLKMKNANANAN; translated from the exons atgtttgGCCAAGTTTCATATGACGTGGAGGTCGACGTGCCGGCCGGCGATGCCTGGGAGCTCTATAGCACCCTTCAACTGGCCAAGGTTGTCCAAGAAGGCCTCTCTCCTATGCTTGAGAAAGTTGAGCTGGTTGAAGGTGATGGAGGAGTTGGCACTGTTCTTGAACTCACGCTTGCCCCACCCCCTg GGGCGCAAGGACCTATGATTtacaaggagaaattcacaaaGATTGACAACGAGAAGCGCATCAAAGAGACTGAGGTAGTTGAAGGAGGATTTCTGGACTTGGGATTTACTTTGTATCGAGTTTGCTTCGAGATTGTGGAAAAAGAGAAGGATTCATGTGTCATCAAATTAAAGATCGAGTACGACGTGAAGGAAGAAGAAGCTTCCAATGCTTCAATGGTCACTAGCAAACCACTGGAAGGCATTGCTTCGGTCACCACAACTTATCttctgaaaatgaaaaatgcaaaTGCAAATGCAAATTAA